The Eublepharis macularius isolate TG4126 chromosome 8, MPM_Emac_v1.0, whole genome shotgun sequence genome contains a region encoding:
- the GAS1 gene encoding growth arrest-specific protein 1, with product MDEGDPHAHTGQDFRQLSPRQPLRSPLYRRRRRLARLPPTIVPQPLAMVGARRGRGGGRRWRAGLLRLLLPLLLLGAACPPPGAQGRRLICWQAMLQCQEEPDCGYAYSQYAEACAPVLMAAGDGSAAASNRRRCPSHCISALIQLNHTRRGPALEDCDCDQDENCRATKRAIEPCLPRTGGGGAIGCTEARRRCDWDSRCSTALGRYMTHCGKLFNGVRCTEQCRAVIEDMMAVPKALLLNDCVCDGLERPICESVKENMARLCFGADAGANGAGSSGASDGAQDDYEDEEYEEEPAPRGRDELDDGVAVAGTGAEEGAVGGSGGSPCAVPWTLLPAASILLLLS from the coding sequence ATGGATGAGGGCGACCCCCATGCGCACACTGGGCAGGACTTTCGCCAACTTTCGCCGCGGCAGCCGCTGCGCTCCCCTCtctaccgccgccgccgccgcctcgctcGCCTCCCGCCCACGATTGTCCCGCAGCCGCTCGCGATGGTGGGAGCCCGGCGCGGAAGAGGCGGAGGGCGGCGCTGGCGGGctgggctgctgaggctgctgctgccgctgctgctgctgggcgccGCCTGCCCTCCTCCGGGGGCGCAGGGCCGCCGCCTGATCTGCTGGCAGGCGATGCTGCAGTGCCAGGAGGAGCCCGACTGCGGCTACGCTTACAGCCAGTACGCTGAGGCGTGCGCGCCGGTGCTCATGGCCGCGGGGGACGGCTCTGCCGCCGCCTCCAATCGGCGACGCTGCCCCAGCCACTGCATCTCGGCGCTCATCCAGCTCAACCACACCAGGCGCGGCCCGGCACTGGAGGACTGCGACTGCGACCAGGATGAGAACTGCCGGGCCACCAAGCGCGCCATCGAGCCCTGCCTGCCGCGcacgggcggcggcggcgcgatAGGCTGCACGGAAGCGCGGCGGCGCTGCGACTGGGACAGCCGGTGCAGCACGGCGCTGGGCCGCTACATGACCCACTGCGGGAAACTTTTCAACGGCGTGCGCTGCACCGAACAGTGCCGCGCCGTCATCGAGGACATGATGGCCGTGCCCAAGGCGCTGCTGCTCAACGACTGCGTGTGCGACGGCCTCGAGCGGCCCATCTGTGAGTCAGTCAAGGAGAACATGGCCCGCCTCTGCTTCGGAGCCGACGCCGGCGCCAACGGCGCAGGCAGCAGTGGCGCCTCCGACGGGGCCCAGGACGACTACGAGGACGAGGAGTACGAGGAGGAGCCAGCTCCCAGGGGCCGGGACGAACTCGATGACGGGGTGGCCGTCGCCGGAACGGGAGCCGAAGAGGGCGCAGTCGGGGGAAGCGGCGGCTCACCCTGCGCCGTCCCCTGGACCCTCCTGCCGGCCGCctccattttgctgctgctctcGTAG